Proteins encoded together in one Deinococcus irradiatisoli window:
- a CDS encoding SDR family NAD(P)-dependent oxidoreductase, producing MHTQTGGAGSVLSKFRLDGKTAVVTGATRGLGRAFARALAEAGANIVLVGRDASAAAEVEAELAELGTRTLTVLADVTRRAEAERMLSASLDVFGQVDILINNAGTCVHRPALEVSDEEWRQVMNVNLDGLWIASQVFGRHMVERGGGNIVNIGSISALIVNRPQWQPGYNASKAAVHQLTKSLAAEWAPHGVRVNALAPGYIKTEMAPVDQPQFQRHWIEDAPQQRYATPDELGPAIVFLASDASAFMTGSVLVIDGGYTVF from the coding sequence ATGCACACACAAACAGGCGGCGCTGGGAGCGTGTTGTCCAAATTTCGCCTCGACGGAAAAACGGCGGTCGTGACCGGCGCGACGCGCGGCCTGGGCCGGGCCTTCGCCCGCGCCCTGGCTGAGGCGGGGGCCAATATCGTGCTGGTGGGCCGCGATGCGTCGGCCGCCGCCGAGGTCGAGGCCGAACTGGCGGAACTGGGTACCCGCACGTTGACGGTGCTGGCCGACGTGACCCGCCGCGCCGAAGCCGAGCGGATGCTCAGCGCCTCTCTGGACGTGTTCGGGCAGGTGGACATCCTGATCAACAACGCCGGCACCTGCGTGCACCGTCCGGCCCTGGAGGTCAGCGACGAGGAGTGGCGACAGGTGATGAACGTCAACCTCGACGGCCTGTGGATCGCCTCGCAGGTGTTCGGGCGCCACATGGTCGAGCGCGGCGGCGGCAACATCGTCAACATCGGCTCGATCTCGGCCCTGATCGTCAACCGGCCGCAGTGGCAGCCCGGTTACAACGCCTCCAAAGCCGCCGTGCACCAGCTCACCAAAAGTCTGGCGGCCGAGTGGGCGCCCCATGGCGTGCGCGTCAACGCCCTGGCCCCCGGCTACATCAAAACTGAGATGGCCCCGGTGGATCAGCCGCAGTTTCAGCGCCACTGGATCGAGGACGCTCCGCAGCAGCGCTACGCCACGCCCGACGAGCTCGGCCCGGCCATCGTGTTTCTCGCCAGCGACGCCTCGGCCTTCATGACCGGCTCGGTGCTGGTCATCGACGGCGGCTACACGGTGTTCTAG
- the gatA gene encoding Asp-tRNA(Asn)/Glu-tRNA(Gln) amidotransferase subunit GatA codes for MPLMFSASQLAAAVQGGQDPQQAAAAARQRAEADSHNALISVLSAEMVDAQAQEVARRLGAREHLPLAGVPTVIKDNLNLTGTATTCGSRMLANYVSPYTATAVARLQRAGAIVVGKANMDEFAMGSSTETSASGPTTNPWDPSRVPGGTSGGSAAAVAGGLVPLSLGSDTGGSVRQPAGFTGVYGFKPTYGRVSRYGLVAHASSLDQIGPLATSTRDLALILDAISGHDPLDATSLEAAPAFVAALGQEIRGLRVGVIREALAGNTPGVEAALERTLDALRQLGASVGEISLPTLQHAVAAYYLISTPEASSNLARYDGMVYGTRAEASDVNASMGRARAEGFGPEVKRRILIGTYALSSGYYDAYYSKAMKVRRLIADDFNRAFGQFDILVTPTSPFPAFRRGEKVSDPVAMYAADVDTVGVSLAGLPALSVPAGFETVDGRALPVGVQLIAPALNDERLITVADALERSGAVKVELAPS; via the coding sequence ATGCCGCTTATGTTCTCCGCTTCCCAGCTCGCCGCCGCCGTTCAGGGCGGCCAGGACCCCCAGCAGGCCGCCGCCGCCGCCCGGCAGCGCGCCGAGGCCGATTCGCACAACGCCCTGATCAGCGTGCTGAGCGCCGAGATGGTGGACGCTCAGGCGCAGGAGGTGGCCCGCCGCCTCGGTGCCAGAGAACACCTGCCGCTCGCCGGCGTGCCCACCGTGATCAAGGACAACCTCAACCTGACGGGCACCGCCACCACCTGCGGCAGCCGGATGCTGGCGAACTATGTCAGTCCCTATACCGCCACCGCCGTGGCCCGCCTGCAGCGCGCCGGGGCCATTGTCGTGGGCAAGGCCAACATGGACGAGTTCGCCATGGGCTCGAGCACCGAGACCAGCGCTTCCGGCCCCACCACCAATCCCTGGGACCCGTCGCGCGTGCCGGGCGGCACCTCCGGCGGCAGCGCGGCGGCGGTGGCGGGGGGGCTGGTACCGCTCTCGCTCGGCTCGGATACCGGCGGCTCGGTGCGCCAGCCGGCCGGCTTCACCGGGGTGTACGGCTTCAAGCCCACCTACGGGCGGGTCAGCCGCTACGGTCTGGTGGCGCACGCCAGCAGCCTCGACCAGATCGGGCCGCTGGCGACCAGCACCCGCGATCTGGCGCTGATTCTCGACGCCATCAGCGGCCACGACCCGCTCGACGCCACCAGCCTGGAAGCCGCGCCGGCCTTCGTTGCGGCGCTGGGACAGGAAATCCGCGGGCTGCGGGTGGGCGTCATCCGCGAAGCGCTCGCGGGCAACACGCCGGGGGTGGAGGCGGCGCTGGAGCGCACCCTGGACGCCTTACGGCAGCTCGGCGCCAGCGTCGGCGAGATCAGCCTTCCCACCTTGCAGCACGCCGTCGCCGCGTACTATCTGATCTCCACCCCCGAAGCCAGCAGCAACCTGGCGCGCTACGACGGCATGGTCTACGGCACCCGGGCCGAGGCCAGCGACGTGAACGCCTCGATGGGCCGCGCCCGCGCCGAGGGCTTCGGCCCGGAGGTCAAGCGCCGCATCCTGATCGGCACCTACGCCCTGTCGAGCGGCTACTACGACGCCTACTACAGCAAGGCCATGAAAGTCCGGCGCCTCATCGCCGACGATTTCAACCGGGCCTTCGGGCAGTTCGACATCCTGGTGACGCCCACCAGCCCCTTTCCGGCCTTCCGGCGCGGCGAGAAGGTCAGCGATCCGGTGGCGATGTACGCCGCCGACGTGGACACGGTGGGCGTCAGTCTGGCGGGGCTGCCGGCGCTGAGCGTGCCGGCCGGTTTCGAGACGGTGGACGGCCGGGCGCTGCCGGTGGGCGTGCAACTGATCGCCCCGGCGCTGAACGACGAGCGCCTGATCACGGTGGCCGACGCGCTGGAGCGCAGCGGGGCGGTGAAGGTCGAGCTTGCGCCGAGCTGA